A region of the Candidatus Neomarinimicrobiota bacterium genome:
TTCGAATTGAAGTTCCGGCGGGGAGAACGCCTTATTTTCCTGAGAGTAAAAATCAGCGCCACCCTGTACGATAAAATCAAGACTTTGATTGGATTCTCTAAAGAGACTATAAGTAAACCTGGAAGAAAGTATAGAACGATATACAATCTCATTATTCTTAAGAACGTCTCTTGTATGCAATGGATTTGACGGATTAAATGGATGGGCAGGATAACCGCCTTCAAGAAGACCTACACATTCCGCTCTGCTTGATCCCGACTGCACATCGGCACCGCTGCATTTTCTGATATCAATAAAACTTGGAGTAAATGCAAGAGAAAATCCAAAAGTTGTGTTCGTATTATCATTACCCGTTATAGCCCGGTCAGATTCCGTTCTTATGAAAGAGGTGTATACATCTAATTTTGACTTTTCAGAAAAACGGTGCTTGATATTGACCTTTGCGGAATATTTCTTATATCCGGTATTTTTTATAATGCCGGTTTCATCTTTAAAAGTTCCCGACACATAGAAACTGGTTTTATCAGATCCGCCGCTGGCGGAAACATTTGTTTCATAGAGTGCCCCCTTTTCTCCATAAAGTTCGTCTTCATAGTCAATAAGTCCAATTCCCCTATCAACAATATTTTGTATATAAAGGGCTTCTCCTTCATCTCCCCAGGATTCTTTAGCCGATGCCTGAGTCCATTTTCTATGCCCGATTTTATTGAGAATGCTGCTGAAGCCGACTTGTTGAGATACGCTAATCTTTGTTTTCCCGCTTACACCGCTTTTCGTGGTTATGATTACAACACCGCTTGCGGCTTTCGAGCCGTAGATGGCGGCTGCGCTTGCGCCTTTTAACACTTCAATGTTAGCAATATCGTTTGGATTTATATCGGCAATACGGTTAGACGGCTGACCTTGCGGGCTTGGGCTACCGGCACCTGCTGCGGCCGTTATAAGATCCATTAATCCTGATAGGTTTGCGGCATTATTAATAATAACTCCATCTACCACATATAATGGTTGAGTAGCGCCTACCAATGTAGATACACCTCTGAGGTTGACACTTATACCTCCACCGGGAGCGCCGGTATTCTGGCTGACGTTGATACCCGCAAACTTCCCGGCAAGCGCCATACCAAGGGTTTGTGCCGGAGCGGGTAATAATTCTTCGGCAGAAACAGTCGCCACTGAATTAGCAAGATTACGCTTCTTGACGGAAGTAGCTAAACCTGTAACAACAACACCGGAAGTCTTCAACACATCTTCTTCCATCTTAATATCAAGGGATTTTACGCCGGGAGCAACTGAAATCTCCTGAGTCTTAAATCCTATAAAGGTAACAACTAATATTATTTCATCCACGGGAGTATTGATGGTGTAAACACCGTCGTTATTGGCGACTGTGCCTATGAGAGTACCCTTAATAACTAATTGAGTACCCGGCAATATCCCACCTGTGTTTGCCACAGTTACTTTCCCACTAATAGTGCGCTCCGCTCCATATGCAAATCCGGCAAGAGCTAAGAATAAAAACACTGCTAAAAGTAGTCTCGGTGTTTTCATTTTAATGTTACCTCGTAATTTATTGATCTGTTATATTGTAAATTATTACCAATAAACAAGATGTTGATTCTAACATCCGTTTAAAATAATTATTCCAAGTAGCATATTATTATAATATTATGTATAACTTTTGGCGGGTAATTTAAACTACTATTTATTACTTGTCAAGTAATAAATAGTAGTTTAATATCTGCGATTACACATACGCTATAAGATGACGTCGGAGCAAGCGCAAGTCCCGCCGACGGCAAATGGATTACCTGTTCCGGCGAACGATTCCAATCCGGAATCGGGAACGCTGTTTATCAGCTCTTCATCATACTCAAGAATTCCGGCTAACTTTCTGCCGGTGTGAAAGTGAAAATCACTTTCAGGATTTGTCGCTACTACCGAATATTCTTTGCTTATTTCAGTGCGAAGAGTTTCCGGTGTTAAAATCGGTTGTTCGATTTCTGAATTCATTCTGGAATCTCCGGCTAAGGTCAATTACTTATTAAGTAATGGTAAGAAAATTGACTCATATTTTCAAGTGATTTTAAGACAATCAGATTAGTAGAACGGATATCCCAACCTTGTAATTCTCGGAATGAATGCGGATATTTAGCAAACCTTTTATTATAGTATGCTATGGGAGTTTTGTGTGAACCCGCAGAATGATGAAAAAAGATTGGAGAGAGAAAAAGACTTTCACGATTTGGCGTTCGGTGAAAATGTCAGAAAGAAAGCTCATAAATATTATTCTACAGCGCTGAAAAGTAGAAAATATTATCGTCAATTCTTGAAATCGAAAGCATCAGGAGCAAACACTCTGGAATACGGATGCGGACCTGGCAGCCAGGTGTTCATGCTGGCTGAAAATGGCGCCACTGTTACCGGTATTGACATTTCTGATGTTGCAATAAATCTTGCCAAAACAGAAGCTGAGAGCAAAGGCATCAATGATAAAATTTCCTTTTTTGTGATGAACGCCGAGGAACTTAAATTCGAAGAATCAAGTTTCGACCTGATATGCGGAACAGGAATATTACATCACCTAAATTTAGAGCAGGCGTATTCCGAGCTGCAAAGAGTTGTGAAAAAGGATGGTGTGGCTCTGTTTATTGAGCCGCTTGGGCACAATCCACTGATAAATTTATACAGGAAGCTTACTCCAAAACTGAGGACTGTTGACGAGCACCCGTTACTTTATAAAGACCTGATTCTTGCAAAAACTTACTTCAAAAATGTGGACATTAAGTAC
Encoded here:
- a CDS encoding class I SAM-dependent methyltransferase; its protein translation is MNPQNDEKRLEREKDFHDLAFGENVRKKAHKYYSTALKSRKYYRQFLKSKASGANTLEYGCGPGSQVFMLAENGATVTGIDISDVAINLAKTEAESKGINDKISFFVMNAEELKFEESSFDLICGTGILHHLNLEQAYSELQRVVKKDGVALFIEPLGHNPLINLYRKLTPKLRTVDEHPLLYKDLILAKTYFKNVDIKYFHIFSLAAVPFRNTPLFKPLLGLLDFIDASLFFILPITRKYAWSVVMQLSAPLK
- a CDS encoding SusC/RagA family TonB-linked outer membrane protein, producing MKTPRLLLAVFLFLALAGFAYGAERTISGKVTVANTGGILPGTQLVIKGTLIGTVANNDGVYTINTPVDEIILVVTFIGFKTQEISVAPGVKSLDIKMEEDVLKTSGVVVTGLATSVKKRNLANSVATVSAEELLPAPAQTLGMALAGKFAGINVSQNTGAPGGGISVNLRGVSTLVGATQPLYVVDGVIINNAANLSGLMDLITAAAGAGSPSPQGQPSNRIADINPNDIANIEVLKGASAAAIYGSKAASGVVIITTKSGVSGKTKISVSQQVGFSSILNKIGHRKWTQASAKESWGDEGEALYIQNIVDRGIGLIDYEDELYGEKGALYETNVSASGGSDKTSFYVSGTFKDETGIIKNTGYKKYSAKVNIKHRFSEKSKLDVYTSFIRTESDRAITGNDNTNTTFGFSLAFTPSFIDIRKCSGADVQSGSSRAECVGLLEGGYPAHPFNPSNPLHTRDVLKNNEIVYRSILSSRFTYSLFRESNQSLDFIVQGGADFYSQENKAFSPPELQFERASDTPGSSILGGAENINTNLNFNLAHKYITPSNISYSTTVGFQFENIETNNSIVWATNLIPTQTNIDQASNVIVLQNITRQRERGFFLQEEVNFNDVFFLTGGLRGDRSSTIGRTDDFFLYPKSALSYRLNEDLKLRIAYGETGNLPIANSKFSILNPLNIGGASGLIGGGSKGSADIEPERTKEVEFGIDATGLDDKATLDVTYFRQNISNLLLTADVPASGGFTQEIINGGEMRTQGLEISLGLNLIRSRSNNWLSRINFYKTTSKITKLTVDPFNTGGFATFLGAYRIEEGISPTRIIGSEVDADGNLVELGDETPDFQMSFNNSFRYGNFNLGFLFDWKHGGDVINLGKLITDLGGTSDDFDKVEKYDDDNDPSTPDVDLINGVGRLTVLGVQTAPYIEDGSYLKLRELSFSYNFSEKAVQNILGGRFTYLRIGISGRNLWTSTDYLGYDPEVSQFGNLAVGRSVDTLPFPTSRSFFFNISFGM